A region from the Alkalidesulfovibrio alkalitolerans DSM 16529 genome encodes:
- the cbiM gene encoding cobalt transporter CbiM — MHITEGVLSVPVLLAGFVISAAGTWHGIRNLHGERIMTTAVFAAVFFMASLVHVPVGPSSAHLLLHGVAGLVLGWAAFPALLTALLLQAVLFQFGGLTTLGVNTALVAVPAVLCHLALRGLPGRSKRATALAGFAAGSLSVLLTALLAALALALSGEGFLAAAWVVVAAHAPLMLVEGLVSMFVVGFLAKARPEILTFAGLCPAPRRGR; from the coding sequence ATGCACATCACTGAAGGCGTGCTCTCGGTCCCGGTGCTGCTCGCGGGCTTTGTCATCAGCGCGGCCGGAACCTGGCATGGCATACGGAATCTGCATGGCGAGCGGATCATGACCACGGCGGTCTTCGCGGCCGTCTTCTTCATGGCCTCGCTCGTGCATGTGCCCGTGGGCCCGAGCAGCGCGCACCTCCTGCTGCACGGCGTGGCCGGGCTCGTGCTCGGATGGGCGGCCTTTCCGGCCCTGCTCACGGCCCTTTTGCTGCAAGCCGTGCTCTTTCAGTTCGGCGGCCTGACTACCCTCGGGGTCAACACCGCGCTCGTGGCGGTTCCGGCCGTGCTCTGCCATCTCGCCCTGCGCGGCCTGCCCGGCCGGAGCAAACGGGCCACGGCCCTGGCCGGTTTCGCGGCCGGCTCCCTGTCCGTGCTCCTGACAGCGCTGCTCGCGGCCCTGGCCCTGGCGCTCTCCGGCGAGGGATTCCTTGCGGCGGCCTGGGTGGTGGTCGCGGCGCACGCGCCGCTCATGCTGGTCGAAGGCTTGGTGAGCATGTTCGTCGTCGGATTCCTGGCAAAGGCCCGGCCTGAAATCCTTACATTCGCGGGGCTCTGCCCCGCACCCCGCCGGGGGAGATGA
- the ettA gene encoding energy-dependent translational throttle protein EttA, whose translation MSQEPNKIIYSMSRVSKYYEKRPILKDISLSYFYGAKIGVLGLNGSGKSSLLRILAGVDTDFEGRTDCAPGYTIGYLEQEPLAGETRTVLEVVQEGAQETVNLLKEFEEINARFAEPMDDDAMTKLIDRQAAVQEKLDAANAWDLESRLEQAMDALRCPPPDMTLDKVSGGERRRVALCRLLLKQPDILLLDEPTNHLDAETVNWLEHHLAQYPGTIIAVTHDRYFLDNVAGWILELDRGRGIPWKGNYSSWLDQKQERLKIEEKGEAKRQKTLARELEWARQAPKGRHAKSKARLARYEQLLNEDVQTLDRELELFIPAGPKLGKKVIEVENLCKGYGDRLLFENLSFTVPPAAVVGIIGPNGAGKTTLFRIIIGQEQPDCGAVSLGESVKLGYVDQSRDSLGMDKTVWEIVSDGLDVINLGGREVNSRAYLGKFNITGSDQQKKVGVLSGGERNRVHLARMLKSGANVLLLDEPTNDLDVNTIRALEEAILNFAGCTMVISHDRWFLDRVCTHILDFQGDSTVTFFEGNFMEYEEDKKARLGEDALVPKRIKYRKFSR comes from the coding sequence ATGAGCCAGGAACCGAACAAGATCATCTATTCCATGTCGCGCGTCTCCAAGTATTACGAGAAGCGCCCCATCCTGAAGGATATCTCCCTCTCCTACTTCTACGGCGCCAAGATCGGCGTGCTGGGCCTGAACGGCTCGGGCAAGAGCTCGCTCTTGCGCATCCTCGCGGGCGTGGACACCGACTTCGAGGGCCGCACCGACTGCGCGCCGGGCTACACCATCGGCTACCTCGAACAGGAGCCGCTCGCGGGCGAGACCCGCACCGTGCTCGAAGTGGTGCAGGAGGGCGCGCAGGAGACCGTCAATCTCCTCAAGGAATTCGAGGAGATCAACGCCCGCTTCGCCGAGCCCATGGACGACGACGCCATGACCAAGCTCATCGACCGCCAGGCCGCCGTGCAGGAAAAACTGGACGCCGCCAACGCCTGGGATCTGGAGTCGCGCCTGGAGCAGGCCATGGACGCGCTGCGCTGCCCGCCGCCGGACATGACCCTGGACAAGGTCTCGGGCGGCGAGCGCCGCCGCGTGGCCCTGTGCCGCCTGCTGCTCAAGCAGCCCGACATCCTGCTGCTCGACGAGCCCACCAACCACCTCGACGCCGAGACCGTGAACTGGCTCGAACACCACCTGGCCCAGTACCCCGGCACGATCATCGCCGTGACCCACGACCGCTACTTCCTGGACAACGTGGCGGGCTGGATTCTGGAGCTCGACCGCGGCCGGGGCATCCCCTGGAAGGGCAACTACTCCTCCTGGCTCGACCAGAAGCAGGAGCGGCTGAAGATCGAGGAGAAGGGCGAGGCCAAGCGCCAAAAGACCCTGGCCCGAGAACTGGAATGGGCGCGCCAGGCCCCCAAGGGCCGCCACGCCAAGAGCAAGGCCCGCCTGGCCCGCTACGAGCAGCTTCTGAACGAGGACGTGCAAACGCTCGACCGCGAGCTCGAACTCTTCATCCCGGCCGGACCAAAGCTCGGCAAGAAGGTCATCGAGGTCGAGAACCTGTGCAAGGGTTACGGCGACCGCCTGCTCTTCGAGAACCTGAGCTTCACCGTGCCGCCGGCCGCCGTGGTCGGCATCATCGGCCCCAACGGCGCGGGCAAGACCACGCTGTTCCGCATCATCATCGGCCAAGAGCAGCCCGATTGCGGCGCGGTCAGCCTGGGCGAGTCCGTGAAGCTCGGCTACGTGGACCAAAGCCGCGATTCGCTGGGCATGGACAAGACCGTCTGGGAGATCGTGAGCGACGGCCTGGACGTGATCAACCTCGGCGGCCGCGAGGTCAATTCGCGCGCCTACCTGGGCAAGTTCAACATCACCGGCTCGGACCAGCAGAAGAAGGTCGGCGTGCTCTCCGGCGGCGAACGCAACCGCGTGCATCTGGCGCGGATGCTCAAGTCCGGAGCCAACGTGCTGCTGCTCGACGAACCCACCAACGACCTGGACGTGAACACCATCCGGGCGCTGGAAGAGGCGATCCTGAATTTCGCGGGCTGCACCATGGTCATCAGCCACGACCGCTGGTTCCTGGACCGCGTCTGCACGCACATCCTGGACTTCCAGGGCGACTCCACCGTGACCTTCTTCGAAGGCAACTTCATGGAGTACGAGGAAGACAAGAAAGCCCGCCTGGGCGAGGACGCGCTCGTTCCCAAGCGCATCAAGTACCGCAAATTCTCTCGTTGA